A genomic segment from Nicotiana sylvestris chromosome 1, ASM39365v2, whole genome shotgun sequence encodes:
- the LOC138886476 gene encoding uncharacterized mitochondrial protein AtMg00810-like, translating to MKIIRLLISLAAQMKWKIHQLDVKSAFLNGYLEEEVYVEQPLGFMVKNYEDKVLRLKKALYGLKQALRAWNSCSDKYFQNNGFTRCLHEYALYLKVHTNGDILLVCLYVDDLIFTGNNPSLFEAFKKDMSCEFEMTDVGPMSYYLGLEVKQMEDEIFISQESYTKEILKKFNMLDCNPVNTPMESGTKLSKFDEGEKVDPTFFKSLVGSLRYLTCTRPDILFAVGVVSRFMEAPTSIHLKVTRRILRYLKGTINFGLFYSSSSDFSLMGFCDSDYAGDIDDRKSTAGFVFFLGDSVISWSSKKQSIVTLSTCEAEYIAATSCTCHAIWLRRLLKELNLPQMEAIEICIDNKSAQALAKNPVYHDRSKHIDTRYHFIRECIAKKEVELKYVKSHDQVADIFIKALKFESFQRLRSRLGMKKKNQN from the coding sequence ATGAAGATAATTCGTTTGCTGATCTCTTTGGCGGCACAAATGAAGTGGAAGATACATCAACtagatgtcaagtcagcctttttgaatggctatcttgaagaagaagtctatgttgaACAACCATTAGGCTTCATGGTCAAAAACTATGAAGATAAAGTGTTGCGGTTGAAGAAAGCTTTATATGGATTAAAGCAAGCCCTGCGAGCATGGAATAGCTGCAGCgacaaatattttcaaaataatgggtttactcgttgtctccatgaatatgctctttaccttaaagttcatactaatggagatatcttacttgtttgtctttatgttgatgatcttATTTTCACGGGTAATAACCCAAGTTTGTTTGAAGCTTTCAAGAAAGATATGTCTTGTGAGTTCGAGATGACAGACGTAGGGCCCATGTCATATTACCTGGGCCTAGAAGTGAAGCAGATGGAGGATGAaatttttatctctcaagaaagctatacaaaggagatattgaagaagttcaacatgCTCGATTGCAACCCCGTGAACACACCGATGGAAAGTGGGACAAAATTGTCCAAGTTTGATGAAGGAGAAAAAGTGGATCCCACATTCTTCAAAAGTCTTGTGGGAAGTTTGAGGTACTTGACTTGTACCAGGCCAGATATACTCTTTGCAGTTGGAGTAGTTAGCCGGTTCATGGAGGCTCCTACCTCTATTCACTTGAAGGTCACTAGAAGAATTCTTCGTTACCTAAAAGGTACGATTAACTTTGGgctattttattcttcttctagtGATTTCAGTCTTATGGGATTTTGTGATAGTGATTATGCGGGAGATATTGATGATAGAAAAAGTACAGctggttttgtatttttcttgggtgattctgttatttcttggagttcaaagaaacagTCCATTGTTACTCTCTCGACTTGTGAAGCCGAATATATAGCAGCAACATCATGTACCTGTCATGCTATTTGGCTAAGAAGATTAttgaaggagctcaatttgccaCAAATGGAAGCTATAGAGATTTGTATTGATAACAAATCAGCACAGGCACTTGCGAAGAATCCAGTGTATCATGATCGAAGCAAGCATATAGATACAAGGTATCATTTCATCAGAGAGTGCATTGCGAAGAAGGAAGTCGAGCTCAAATATGTGAAGTCTCATGATCAAGTTGCAGATATCTTCATAAAGGCTCTCAAGTTTGAATCTTTTCAAAGATTGAGATCAAGACttggaatgaagaagaaaaatcaaaattaa